From the Planctomycetota bacterium genome, one window contains:
- the mfd gene encoding transcription-repair coupling factor: protein MHDWLHQIVDHAAIGKIIDVLREGEHVLAEGAWGSAGHLVAGAIARRAGRPVLLVVAHLDEADEAVEDLSLYEGLDAVGLSALEVMPGETNVSLELLADRLAVTGRLLKGDQPHVLVAPIAALMQAVPMREAMTNLMRDLKRGDTCDQAELVHWLAGAGYERVDVVEEPGDFAVRGGIVDVCPPGNLTPVRIDFFGDQIDEIAEVDLDSMASGRKLPGVRLIGASAEQIQSDERTTSIWSMLGADTIIVQHETLEIAEQARGYYERLTDATGIYSPGTVNKAFDKFAIVHINQFAAPGMAKHRITLPVRALPPFEHDAKKAVVELGEMTAEQDIVVLCQREAERARLGELIDEHTPGSAKSIALEVGYLYRGFIWSGELGVGNAEWKGKEDAALRTPNSAVPAPHSELAIVPHHEMLHRYGAKRRIRRVSAARAVDTFLDIEPGDFVVHQHHGIAKFQGLRSMRKEGDGEEYLTLEFAEKALLHVPASQIELVHKYVGGFAGRPPLSKLGGTRWRKQKEAVAESVKDLAAELLRVQAARASMPGIRYPDETMWMKQFEAEFPYDETEDQLAAMVEIRKDMADPQPMDRLICGDVGYGKTELAMRAAFRAVEAGKQVAVLCPTTVLSDQHERTFRERMADYPVKIETLNRFRTTQQVRDTLAGLAEGRVDIVIGTHRILSDDLYFKDLGMVIVDEEQKFGVEHKNRLMRFRVTVDVLTLSATPIPRTLHMALLGLRDISSLSTPPAERRAVVTEVIPYEKQRIRHAILREINRGGQCYFVHNRVGSIYDVAADLKTLVPEARFVVGHGQMPGHELEDVMLEFIRGEADVLVCTTIIESGIDIPTANTMFIADCDRFGLAEMHQLRGRVGRYKHRAYCYLLLPESRPLSEVAQRRLRAIEEFSMLGAGFKIAMRDMEIRGVGNILGAEQSGHIASVGYEMYCQLLEHATSDLKNDHRRAPVQTHLELGLSGHLPRPYIPSDKHRMDAYRRINRAGDFEVLAAVERELVEAYGPLPKPAQLLVTLAEIRAALAQLDVMALKLDGDDLIFSTHHVQKLSPMLAGAAGSVRLVDTPAPDKPGTVYYRPPRSYIEQPTTLLAVLRKLLVAPLKAAPVKSPV from the coding sequence CGAACTTCTGGCGGATCGGCTTGCGGTGACGGGGCGGCTGCTCAAGGGGGATCAGCCGCACGTGCTGGTCGCGCCGATCGCGGCGCTCATGCAGGCGGTCCCGATGCGCGAGGCGATGACGAATCTGATGCGCGATCTGAAGCGGGGGGACACCTGCGATCAGGCGGAGCTGGTCCACTGGCTCGCGGGGGCGGGGTACGAGCGGGTCGATGTCGTCGAAGAGCCGGGGGATTTCGCGGTGCGCGGGGGGATCGTCGACGTGTGTCCGCCGGGCAATCTGACGCCGGTCCGTATCGATTTCTTCGGCGATCAGATCGACGAGATCGCCGAGGTGGACCTGGACTCAATGGCCAGCGGGCGCAAACTTCCGGGGGTGCGACTCATCGGCGCTTCGGCGGAGCAGATTCAATCGGACGAGCGGACGACGAGCATCTGGTCCATGCTCGGGGCCGACACGATCATCGTGCAGCACGAAACACTCGAGATCGCCGAGCAGGCGCGCGGGTATTACGAGCGGCTCACCGATGCGACAGGCATCTATTCGCCCGGCACGGTCAACAAGGCCTTCGACAAATTCGCCATCGTGCACATCAACCAGTTCGCCGCCCCCGGCATGGCGAAACATCGCATCACGCTCCCCGTTCGCGCGCTGCCGCCGTTTGAGCATGATGCCAAGAAGGCGGTCGTCGAACTGGGCGAGATGACGGCGGAGCAGGACATCGTCGTGCTCTGCCAGCGCGAGGCGGAGCGGGCGCGGCTCGGGGAGTTGATTGACGAACACACCCCCGGAAGCGCAAAGTCGATCGCGCTGGAAGTCGGGTATCTGTATCGGGGGTTCATTTGGAGTGGGGAGTTGGGAGTGGGGAATGCGGAGTGGAAAGGCAAGGAAGATGCCGCGCTCCGCACTCCGAACTCCGCGGTCCCCGCTCCGCACTCCGAGCTCGCCATCGTGCCGCATCACGAGATGTTGCATCGGTACGGGGCCAAGCGGCGGATTCGTCGGGTCAGCGCGGCGCGGGCGGTCGATACGTTTTTGGATATCGAGCCGGGTGATTTTGTGGTGCATCAGCATCACGGCATCGCGAAGTTTCAAGGCCTTCGCTCGATGCGCAAGGAAGGCGACGGCGAGGAATACCTGACGCTCGAGTTCGCGGAAAAGGCGCTGCTTCACGTGCCGGCCTCGCAGATCGAACTGGTTCACAAATACGTGGGCGGCTTCGCCGGTCGCCCGCCGCTGTCGAAGCTCGGCGGAACGCGGTGGCGCAAACAGAAGGAGGCGGTCGCCGAGTCGGTCAAGGATCTGGCGGCTGAGCTATTGCGCGTGCAGGCGGCGCGCGCGTCGATGCCGGGCATCCGGTATCCCGATGAAACCATGTGGATGAAGCAATTCGAGGCGGAGTTTCCGTACGACGAGACGGAGGACCAGCTCGCCGCGATGGTCGAGATTCGCAAGGACATGGCGGACCCGCAGCCGATGGACCGGCTCATCTGCGGCGACGTGGGGTACGGCAAAACCGAGCTTGCCATGCGCGCGGCGTTCCGCGCGGTCGAGGCGGGCAAGCAGGTGGCGGTGCTCTGCCCGACGACCGTCTTGAGCGATCAGCACGAGCGGACGTTCCGCGAGCGCATGGCCGATTACCCCGTGAAGATCGAGACGCTCAATCGCTTCCGCACGACGCAGCAGGTCCGCGACACGCTCGCCGGCCTGGCGGAGGGACGCGTCGACATCGTCATCGGCACGCATCGCATTCTCTCCGACGATCTGTACTTCAAGGACCTGGGCATGGTGATCGTCGATGAGGAGCAGAAGTTCGGCGTCGAACATAAAAACCGGCTGATGCGTTTCCGCGTGACGGTCGATGTGCTGACGCTCTCGGCGACGCCGATTCCGCGCACGCTGCACATGGCGCTCTTGGGCCTGCGGGATATTTCGAGCTTGTCGACCCCGCCGGCGGAGCGGCGCGCGGTCGTGACGGAAGTGATTCCTTACGAAAAGCAGCGGATTCGTCATGCGATTCTGCGCGAGATCAATCGCGGGGGCCAGTGCTATTTCGTGCACAATCGCGTGGGGAGCATTTACGATGTCGCGGCGGATTTGAAGACGCTCGTGCCGGAGGCGCGGTTCGTCGTCGGGCACGGGCAGATGCCGGGGCACGAATTGGAGGATGTCATGCTCGAGTTCATCCGCGGCGAGGCGGATGTGCTTGTGTGCACCACCATCATCGAATCGGGCATCGACATTCCGACCGCCAACACGATGTTCATCGCCGACTGCGATCGCTTCGGCCTCGCGGAGATGCATCAGCTTCGCGGGCGCGTCGGGCGATACAAGCACCGGGCGTACTGCTACCTTCTCCTGCCCGAATCGCGCCCGCTCAGTGAAGTCGCGCAGCGCCGGCTCCGCGCGATCGAGGAGTTTTCCATGCTCGGGGCCGGCTTCAAGATCGCCATGCGCGACATGGAAATCCGCGGCGTCGGAAACATCCTCGGCGCCGAGCAATCCGGGCACATCGCCTCCGTCGGCTACGAAATGTATTGCCAGCTTCTCGAACACGCGACGAGCGATTTGAAGAACGATCATCGCCGGGCGCCGGTGCAGACGCATCTTGAATTGGGTCTGTCGGGGCATTTGCCGCGGCCGTACATTCCCTCGGACAAGCACCGGATGGATGCGTACCGGCGGATCAACCGGGCGGGGGACTTTGAGGTGCTCGCGGCGGTGGAGCGCGAGCTGGTCGAAGCGTACGGCCCGCTGCCCAAGCCGGCGCAGCTTCTGGTCACGCTCGCGGAGATTCGCGCGGCGCTGGCGCAGCTTGATGTGATGGCGCTGAAGCTCGATGGCGACGATCTGATTTTCTCGACGCATCATGTGCAGAAGCTTTCGCCGATGCTCGCCGGTGCGGCGGGATCGGTGCGTCTCGTCGACACGCCCGCCCCCGACAAGCCCGGCACCGTGTATTACCGTCCGCCGCGCAGCTACATTGAGCAGCCGACGACGCTGCTGGCGGTGCTGCGCAAGTTATTGGTCGCGCCATTGAAGGCCGCGCCCGTCAAATCCCCCGTGTAG